The sequence CGGGTATGGACAATCCCCAATATGCCCTTCCCAATCATGGGACACAACAAATGTTAATCTGTTTCCAGCTGCGTTGTAAATGAAGTAAAGTGTGGCGACTAATGAAGCACCATACTTTTTTTTCAAGCTCTCAACGAATTTCCGAGCGTTCACATCCTTGTTGTCCGCATTTTTCATTATCAGAGCTTCATAAGCTCTGTCTACTGCCGTTATGACCTCGTTATATTGATATTTGGGCATCGCCTTTAATGTTTCGTTCCCAATGGGTTTGCCGAACACGTTCAAcgccatttttttaaaaattttatttttttatttttttgccgaGGTTTGAGAAATTCCAAAAACTTTGAAAGTTAAATTTTACCAAAGTTAATTGGGAATTATGCTATGTGAATGGAAATTTGATTTATAGCGTTTATACACATTATATATGGCATGCCATATAAAATGCCTTCATTTTCACGATTAGAGTAACTGTTTTTGACACTGAAATTAGAttgatctttttctttgttccttGGCTTTCCCTTTTTATATATCGCCCTTCCCCACGCAATGTAGTTATTCCATGGTGATCGTAGCCTTCCACTTGTCTATTTATTTTACCTTTGTCACTTGTCTTCATGTCTTCACCAATAATGCCAACAAATTTGCCTTTTTCAAGTACACGTTAGACCTTTATTCCACATAC comes from Ziziphus jujuba cultivar Dongzao chromosome 6, ASM3175591v1 and encodes:
- the LOC132804177 gene encoding 23 kDa jasmonate-induced protein-like, yielding MALNVFGKPIGNETLKAMPKYQYNEVITAVDRAYEALIMKNADNKDVNARKFVESLKKKYGASLVATLYFIYNAAGNRLTFVVSHDWEGHIGDCPYPLLLENGQWGAFLHVQTSPYRGFVAATIYRGQDESGDAFDWMLSWQNVWNDNNGVPDVLFVAQRHVMCSKGVFNLEKYQLAYMSSSRTIRLEEKRPYF